A DNA window from Acetobacter aceti NBRC 14818 contains the following coding sequences:
- the ccmA gene encoding heme ABC exporter ATP-binding protein CcmA: MLEARDITVFRGERLVLDQVSLSLSAGEAMLLTGPNGAGKSTLMRVLAGLRKPDSGELLWQDRNVFSDRMAYAHNIAYLGHQDALKPGLTLKENLSVFSHGDSLDEAFESFDLRPLADTPVRLFSAGQKRRAALARVILAQAPLWLLDEPSLGLDVHSVDRLGEALRNHRQKGGMIIVTTHVPLPLEDVRHLTLSGVPADEWTGEFTVA, translated from the coding sequence GTGCTTGAAGCACGGGACATCACGGTCTTTCGTGGAGAACGGCTCGTACTGGATCAGGTCAGTCTTTCCCTCTCAGCAGGCGAGGCGATGCTGCTGACGGGGCCGAACGGCGCGGGCAAAAGCACACTCATGCGTGTACTGGCCGGGCTGAGAAAACCGGACTCGGGCGAGCTTTTATGGCAGGACAGGAATGTCTTCTCTGACCGCATGGCTTACGCCCATAACATTGCCTATCTCGGTCATCAGGATGCCCTGAAGCCGGGACTGACCCTAAAAGAGAATCTCTCCGTCTTCTCGCATGGCGATTCTCTCGATGAAGCGTTTGAGAGTTTCGATCTGCGCCCTCTGGCTGACACACCTGTGCGGCTGTTTTCCGCCGGACAGAAACGACGCGCCGCCCTTGCCCGCGTGATTCTTGCGCAGGCGCCCCTCTGGCTGCTCGACGAGCCGAGTCTTGGACTGGATGTTCATTCTGTCGACCGTCTTGGCGAAGCGCTTCGTAACCACCGGCAGAAAGGCGGCATGATCATTGTCACCACTCACGTCCCGCTTCCGCTGGAAGATGTACGTCACCTGACATTGTCGGGGGTTCCGGCGGATGAATGGACCGGGGAGTTCACGGTCGCATGA
- the acnA gene encoding aconitate hydratase AcnA has translation MKAVGHDSLKTGRELKVDGKTYHYFSIPEAEKTIGKVEHLPVSLKVLLENILRFEDGRSYTPDDAKAIAAWLEKARSTKEVPFKPSRILMQDFTGVPGVVDLAAMRDGIVQLKGNPDKVNPLVPVNLVIDHSVMVDVYGTPDALQKNITIEFDRNGERYAFLRWGQEAFENFSVVPPDTGICHQVNLEYIAQVAWTAEVGGKNYVYPDTLYGTDSHTTMVNGLGVLGWGVGGIEAEAAMLGQPIAMLIPDVIGFKLTGKLPEGATATDLVLTVTQMLRKKGVVGKFVEFYGPALDHLPVADRATIANMAPEYGATCGFFPVDKLTLDYLHETGRDSHRIKLVEEYYKAQGMFRTPETPEPVFTDTLELDLSTVVPSISGPKRPQDRVVLTDATSAFEKELTSSLGVAEADKNKKFPVANTNYELGSGDIVIAAITSCTNTSNPAVLIAAGLVARKARALGLKPKPWVKTSLAPGSQVVTDYLNRAKLSEDLDALGFNTVGYGCTTCIGNSGPLADNIVDTIENNKLVAVSVLSGNRNFEGRISPNVRANYLASPPLVVAYSLLGTMRKDITKEPLGTSKDGKPVYLKDIWPTNKEIAALIGSSINREEFIKRYATVSKGTKEWQDLKIATGSETYKWDPKSTYVQDPPYFKDMPAEPSSTTSNIKGARLLALLGDNITTDHISPAGAIKKDSPAGKYLMEHGVEPKDFNSYGSRRGNDRIMVRGTFANIRIKNEMCPGTEGGLSKHYPDGKQGFIYDVAMEYKKEGTPLVVIGGKEYGMGSSRDWAAKGTLLLGVKAVIAESFERIHRSNLVGMGVLPLLFKEGTDRKTLKLKGDETFDIIGLEKITPRMDVTLVITRADGTKEEVPVLCRIDTLDEVEYYRHGGILQYVLRGMLKAA, from the coding sequence ATGAAAGCGGTTGGGCACGATTCGCTGAAAACCGGGCGTGAGCTCAAGGTTGACGGCAAGACCTACCATTATTTCTCGATCCCAGAGGCCGAGAAAACCATCGGCAAGGTGGAGCATCTTCCGGTCAGCCTGAAAGTGCTGCTCGAAAACATACTGCGTTTCGAGGACGGTCGTTCCTATACGCCGGATGACGCGAAGGCGATCGCGGCGTGGCTGGAAAAGGCGCGGAGCACGAAGGAAGTCCCCTTCAAGCCGTCGCGTATTCTCATGCAGGACTTCACCGGTGTTCCGGGTGTGGTTGACCTCGCCGCGATGCGTGATGGCATCGTGCAGTTGAAGGGTAACCCCGATAAAGTGAACCCGCTGGTGCCGGTCAACCTTGTCATCGATCACTCGGTGATGGTGGACGTTTACGGCACGCCGGATGCGCTCCAGAAGAACATCACCATCGAATTCGACCGTAACGGCGAGCGCTATGCGTTCCTGCGATGGGGTCAGGAAGCATTCGAGAACTTCTCGGTCGTTCCGCCCGATACAGGCATCTGCCATCAGGTGAACCTCGAATATATCGCGCAGGTTGCCTGGACAGCCGAAGTCGGCGGCAAGAACTATGTCTATCCTGACACGCTGTATGGCACTGACTCCCACACGACCATGGTCAATGGTCTGGGCGTTCTGGGCTGGGGTGTTGGTGGTATCGAAGCTGAAGCCGCCATGCTCGGCCAGCCGATCGCCATGCTTATCCCTGATGTCATCGGCTTCAAGCTGACAGGCAAGCTGCCGGAAGGCGCTACAGCCACCGATCTGGTGCTGACAGTCACCCAGATGCTCCGCAAAAAGGGCGTTGTCGGCAAGTTTGTCGAATTCTACGGCCCGGCTCTCGATCACCTGCCGGTTGCTGACCGTGCGACGATCGCCAACATGGCTCCGGAATACGGCGCAACATGCGGCTTCTTCCCGGTCGACAAGCTGACGCTTGACTACCTGCACGAGACAGGCCGTGATTCCCACCGCATCAAGCTGGTTGAGGAATACTACAAGGCGCAGGGCATGTTCCGCACGCCGGAAACACCGGAGCCGGTCTTCACCGACACGCTGGAACTCGACCTCTCCACGGTCGTGCCGTCCATCTCGGGTCCGAAGCGTCCGCAGGACCGCGTTGTTCTGACCGACGCAACCTCTGCGTTCGAAAAAGAGCTGACGTCGAGCCTTGGTGTGGCCGAAGCCGACAAGAACAAGAAGTTCCCGGTTGCCAACACCAACTACGAGCTGGGCAGCGGCGATATCGTCATTGCGGCGATCACGTCCTGCACCAACACGTCCAACCCTGCCGTGCTGATTGCCGCCGGTCTCGTCGCCCGCAAGGCGCGCGCCCTTGGCCTGAAGCCGAAGCCGTGGGTCAAGACATCGCTGGCACCGGGTTCGCAGGTTGTCACCGACTACCTGAACCGCGCCAAGCTGAGCGAAGATCTCGATGCTCTGGGCTTCAACACGGTCGGTTACGGCTGCACGACCTGCATCGGTAACTCCGGTCCGCTGGCCGACAACATTGTCGACACCATCGAGAACAACAAGCTGGTCGCTGTTTCGGTGCTCTCCGGTAACCGTAACTTCGAAGGCCGTATCTCGCCGAACGTGCGTGCGAACTACCTCGCCAGCCCGCCGCTGGTCGTGGCCTATTCGCTGCTCGGCACGATGCGCAAGGATATCACCAAGGAGCCGCTCGGCACGTCCAAGGACGGCAAGCCGGTCTACCTGAAGGACATCTGGCCGACGAACAAGGAAATCGCCGCGCTGATCGGTTCGTCCATCAACCGCGAAGAGTTCATCAAGCGCTATGCCACCGTGTCCAAAGGCACGAAGGAATGGCAGGATCTCAAGATCGCGACCGGTTCCGAGACCTACAAGTGGGATCCGAAGTCCACCTATGTTCAGGATCCGCCGTACTTCAAGGATATGCCCGCCGAGCCTTCAAGCACGACGAGCAACATCAAGGGTGCGCGTCTCCTGGCCCTGCTTGGTGACAACATCACGACCGACCACATCTCTCCGGCCGGCGCCATCAAGAAGGACTCGCCAGCAGGCAAGTACCTGATGGAGCATGGTGTGGAGCCGAAGGACTTCAACTCCTACGGTTCGCGTCGTGGCAACGACCGCATCATGGTGCGTGGCACATTCGCCAACATCCGCATCAAGAACGAGATGTGCCCCGGAACGGAAGGTGGTCTTTCCAAGCACTATCCGGACGGCAAGCAGGGCTTCATCTATGATGTGGCCATGGAGTACAAGAAGGAAGGCACGCCTCTCGTCGTCATCGGCGGCAAGGAATACGGCATGGGGTCGTCCCGTGACTGGGCTGCCAAGGGCACACTGCTTCTGGGCGTGAAGGCGGTTATCGCTGAAAGCTTCGAGCGTATTCACCGTTCCAACCTTGTGGGCATGGGCGTTCTGCCGCTGCTCTTCAAGGAAGGCACGGATCGTAAGACGCTGAAGCTGAAGGGTGACGAAACCTTCGACATCATCGGACTTGAGAAGATCACGCCGCGCATGGACGTGACGCTGGTCATCACCCGCGCCGATGGGACGAAGGAAGAAGTGCCTGTGCTTTGCCGCATAGATACGCTGGACGAGGTGGAATATTACCGTCATGGTGGCATTCTCCAGTACGTCTTGCGTGGGATGCTGAAAGCTGCCTGA
- the hpnH gene encoding adenosyl-hopene transferase HpnH translates to MAVPLMQAVRVGAYVVKQHITRRQRYPLVLMLEPLFRCNLACAGCGKIDYPAAILNQRLTMQECLDADAEAGAPVIAIAGGEPLLHKEMPEIVRALIDRKKYVYLCTNALLLEKKMDDFEPNPFFSWDVHLDGDKDMHDASVCQEGVYERAVAAIKKAKARGFRVSINCTLFDGADPKRVAAFFDEVMAMGVDGIMTAPGYAYERAPDQEHFLNRQKTKQLFREIFRLGKGHKWRFTQSPLFLNFLAGNETYHCTPWGKPLRNVFGWQRPCYLLGEGYAKSFNELMSDTKWDDYGTGNYEKCADCMVHSGYESTAVMDAVKRPWHIAKVALFGPETEKPMAPEISLANQRPAQYNYSEQVEEKLEEIVARKKPAKPPRVTTVVSASASEKAVPVDAAD, encoded by the coding sequence ATGGCGGTACCTTTGATGCAGGCTGTCCGGGTCGGCGCGTATGTTGTGAAGCAGCATATTACCCGCAGGCAGCGTTACCCCCTCGTGCTGATGCTGGAACCGCTGTTCCGCTGCAATCTTGCCTGCGCGGGCTGCGGAAAGATCGACTACCCGGCGGCAATCCTGAATCAGCGTCTTACGATGCAGGAGTGCCTTGATGCAGACGCCGAGGCTGGTGCGCCAGTTATCGCCATCGCTGGTGGCGAGCCCCTTCTCCACAAGGAGATGCCGGAGATCGTCCGGGCGCTGATCGACCGCAAGAAATACGTCTATCTCTGCACGAACGCCCTTCTTCTCGAGAAGAAGATGGACGATTTCGAGCCGAACCCGTTCTTCTCATGGGACGTGCATCTTGACGGCGACAAGGACATGCATGACGCGTCCGTCTGTCAGGAAGGCGTGTATGAGCGTGCCGTTGCGGCGATCAAGAAAGCCAAGGCGCGCGGTTTCCGCGTTTCCATCAACTGCACCCTGTTCGATGGTGCCGATCCGAAGCGTGTTGCTGCCTTCTTTGATGAAGTGATGGCGATGGGCGTAGACGGCATCATGACCGCTCCGGGCTATGCCTACGAGCGTGCGCCTGATCAGGAACACTTCCTGAACCGTCAGAAGACGAAGCAGCTGTTCCGTGAGATCTTCCGTCTCGGCAAGGGCCACAAGTGGCGCTTTACGCAGTCGCCTCTGTTCCTGAACTTCCTTGCTGGTAACGAAACCTATCACTGCACACCGTGGGGCAAGCCGCTTCGCAATGTGTTTGGCTGGCAGCGTCCGTGCTACCTGCTGGGTGAAGGTTACGCCAAGTCGTTCAACGAGCTGATGAGCGACACGAAATGGGATGATTACGGCACCGGCAACTATGAAAAGTGCGCCGACTGCATGGTTCACTCCGGTTACGAGTCCACGGCTGTGATGGATGCCGTGAAGCGTCCGTGGCACATCGCCAAGGTTGCGCTGTTCGGACCCGAGACCGAGAAGCCGATGGCACCGGAAATCTCACTGGCGAACCAGCGCCCTGCCCAGTACAACTACTCCGAGCAGGTCGAGGAAAAGCTGGAAGAAATCGTTGCCCGCAAGAAGCCGGCCAAGCCGCCGCGCGTCACGACCGTGGTGAGCGCTTCGGCTTCAGAGAAGGCCGTGCCTGTGGATGCTGCAGACTGA
- a CDS encoding hemolysin family protein: MTVSILIILLLVILNGVFAMGELALISLKRPRLVMLQSQGVRGAERALKLADDPQRFLPTVQIGMTLVSILEGTFGGVKIEAALTPWLAQFAALQPFAEDISMVLVVVVITGLMLVLGELVPKQLALQYPEQIAAALAAPLDVLGIITRPFVWFLRLSSNLVLKLLRVSVADRQTLTEEELRAVLLEGAQSGVLEHEERTMIERLLRLADRPVRAIMTPRNEIVWIERHVPRDVLVSTLRATTFSRLVVCEGGVDNPVGVILASDMLDRLLDGMPVSIEAGLRQPVVVPDSISALDMLERMRSIPLGIALVVDEYGSFEGIVTASDLFDAIVGEVNEHGQHTLLTVKPGDVVILEGSEPADEVKDRLGLGKLPGEGDYHTLGGLILALLGRVPAVADKVVFSGWLFEVLEMEGRRVTRVKASRQALAEN, from the coding sequence ATGACTGTTTCCATTCTGATCATTCTGCTGCTCGTCATATTGAACGGCGTTTTCGCCATGGGCGAACTGGCGTTGATTTCACTGAAACGGCCACGTCTAGTGATGCTTCAGAGCCAGGGTGTGAGGGGGGCTGAGCGGGCGCTCAAGCTGGCGGATGATCCCCAGCGCTTTCTGCCGACCGTGCAGATCGGCATGACGCTGGTGTCGATTCTGGAAGGCACGTTCGGTGGCGTAAAGATCGAAGCTGCCCTGACCCCCTGGCTGGCCCAGTTTGCTGCCTTGCAGCCGTTTGCCGAAGACATCTCCATGGTGCTGGTGGTGGTCGTGATCACCGGACTGATGCTTGTTCTGGGTGAACTGGTGCCCAAACAGCTGGCGCTCCAGTATCCTGAGCAGATCGCGGCTGCGCTGGCTGCACCGCTCGATGTGCTGGGTATAATTACCCGACCTTTTGTCTGGTTTCTGCGGCTATCCTCCAATCTGGTCCTGAAGCTTCTTCGTGTTTCTGTCGCTGACAGACAGACGCTGACGGAAGAGGAACTGCGGGCTGTTCTGCTCGAGGGGGCGCAGTCCGGCGTTCTGGAGCATGAAGAACGCACGATGATCGAGCGGCTTCTGCGTCTGGCGGACCGTCCGGTGCGTGCGATTATGACACCGAGGAACGAGATCGTCTGGATTGAGCGTCATGTGCCGCGCGACGTGCTGGTCTCGACATTGAGGGCGACCACTTTTTCCCGTCTGGTGGTTTGCGAAGGTGGTGTGGATAATCCTGTCGGTGTCATTCTGGCGAGCGACATGCTGGACCGTCTGCTTGACGGCATGCCGGTCTCGATTGAAGCAGGTCTTAGACAGCCGGTTGTCGTGCCCGATTCCATCTCCGCGCTGGATATGCTGGAACGGATGCGTTCCATTCCGCTGGGGATTGCGCTGGTCGTGGATGAATATGGATCATTCGAAGGAATCGTGACGGCGTCCGATCTGTTCGATGCGATCGTTGGCGAGGTCAATGAGCACGGCCAGCATACACTTCTGACGGTCAAACCCGGTGACGTCGTGATCCTTGAAGGATCAGAACCCGCCGATGAGGTGAAAGATCGTCTTGGGTTGGGAAAACTGCCGGGGGAAGGGGATTACCACACCCTTGGCGGCCTGATTCTTGCCTTGCTGGGTCGCGTGCCAGCCGTTGCGGACAAGGTTGTCTTTTCGGGCTGGCTCTTTGAAGTGCTGGAAATGGAAGGGCGTCGTGTCACCCGCGTCAAGGCGAGTCGTCAGGCGCTGGCGGAAAACTAG
- a CDS encoding amino acid ABC transporter ATP-binding protein, translating to MAGPDNSGPAICVETVLCAESISKSFDSNKVLNGVSLTVERGDLISIIGPSGCGKSTFLRCLNFLEIPDEGTVTIADDSIRRSGGPWKASDEALAHRLRAHVGMVFQSFNLFPHRTVLDNVMLAPRVVKKVSPAVAEAEARELLAKVGLEAACLRYPVTLSGGQQQRAAIARALAMRPDVMLYDEPTSALDPRVAEEVLEVMRALDREGMTQIVVTHDMSFARAASDRIVFMDGGEIIEIGDPDEMYDNPRDPRTRRFLLGASA from the coding sequence ATGGCTGGTCCGGATAATTCCGGGCCAGCCATTTGCGTTGAAACGGTGCTTTGTGCTGAATCGATCAGCAAATCGTTCGATTCAAACAAGGTGCTCAATGGGGTGTCTCTGACCGTCGAGCGGGGAGACCTCATCTCGATCATCGGTCCTTCGGGATGCGGGAAATCAACCTTTCTGAGGTGTCTGAATTTCCTGGAAATTCCCGATGAAGGCACGGTGACGATCGCCGACGACAGTATTCGTCGTTCGGGCGGTCCCTGGAAGGCTTCCGACGAAGCGCTGGCGCACAGGTTGCGCGCGCATGTCGGCATGGTGTTCCAGTCCTTCAACCTTTTCCCTCATCGCACGGTGCTCGACAACGTGATGCTTGCGCCGCGTGTGGTGAAGAAGGTCTCACCCGCAGTCGCCGAGGCCGAGGCGCGTGAACTGCTCGCCAAGGTGGGGCTGGAAGCGGCCTGCCTGCGTTATCCGGTCACGCTTTCCGGGGGACAACAGCAGCGTGCGGCCATTGCGCGTGCGCTCGCCATGCGTCCAGACGTGATGCTGTATGATGAGCCGACCTCTGCACTTGATCCCCGCGTGGCGGAAGAAGTGCTTGAAGTCATGCGGGCGCTCGATCGTGAGGGCATGACGCAGATTGTCGTGACCCACGACATGAGTTTCGCCCGCGCCGCCTCAGACCGGATTGTGTTCATGGATGGCGGCGAGATCATCGAGATCGGTGATCCGGACGAAATGTATGACAACCCGCGCGATCCCCGGACGCGGCGCTTTCTTCTGGGAGCCTCGGCATGA
- the ccmB gene encoding heme exporter protein CcmB, whose protein sequence is MMRLFLGIIGRDLRLALRHGADTLGAVLFFILAGALFPLALGPSPELLRRMAPGVIWVCALLAALLPLDRLFGSELEDGSLDHLLLTGLPPALVALAKMAAHWLTTGLPLLIAAVPMAIMLDMPSHAFPALMAGLIPGTMALSLFGGMAASIVLGARRGGVLLPLLVLPLVTPVLIFGAAAVDSARIGLAWAPDMELLLAILAGAFPLCPLAAGAGLRAAAE, encoded by the coding sequence ATGATGCGCCTTTTTCTTGGAATCATCGGACGTGACCTGCGTCTCGCCCTGCGTCATGGGGCGGATACCCTTGGCGCGGTGCTGTTTTTCATTCTTGCAGGCGCACTGTTCCCTCTGGCGCTCGGCCCCTCTCCCGAGCTGTTGCGACGTATGGCTCCCGGCGTCATCTGGGTGTGCGCCCTGCTCGCAGCACTTCTGCCCCTGGATCGACTCTTCGGCTCGGAACTGGAAGACGGGTCACTGGATCATCTCCTGCTGACCGGTCTGCCCCCTGCCCTTGTCGCACTGGCGAAAATGGCCGCTCATTGGCTGACGACAGGCCTGCCACTGCTGATTGCAGCCGTTCCGATGGCCATCATGCTCGATATGCCGTCTCATGCCTTTCCGGCGCTGATGGCGGGACTGATTCCCGGCACCATGGCGCTGTCGCTTTTTGGCGGAATGGCGGCGTCGATCGTGCTTGGCGCACGACGCGGCGGTGTTCTGCTGCCGCTGCTTGTGCTGCCGCTCGTCACGCCCGTGCTGATTTTTGGAGCCGCAGCTGTCGATTCGGCCCGAATCGGACTGGCCTGGGCACCTGACATGGAACTGCTTCTGGCCATTCTTGCCGGAGCCTTCCCGCTCTGTCCGCTCGCGGCAGGAGCCGGCTTACGGGCAGCGGCTGAGTAG
- the dxs gene encoding 1-deoxy-D-xylulose-5-phosphate synthase has protein sequence MAQNTPPSQPSSGDSKNIPTRGRFPLLDRVSHPVDLRNLSIDQLKQVADELRSETVETVSTTGGHLGASLGVVELTVAIHAVFDTPDDRLIWDVGHQAYPHKIITGRRDRIRTLRQPGGLSGFTRRSESEYDPFGAAHSSTSISAGLGMAVAHHLRAEEDPSYRERNVIAVIGDGSISAGMAYEAMNNAAVAGEGAERLIVILNDNEMSIAPPVGSMSNYLSRLMSSRQFMGLRDLAGKFVKKLPNRLERTAKKAEEYARGMITGGTLFEELGFYYVGPVDGHDMTQLVPILRNLRDTDQGPILLHVITEKGHGYKPAEAAGDKYHAVAKFNVVTGEQKKAPPGPPSWTNIFARELIDRASTDNRIAAITAAMPSGTGLDKFATKFPDRFFDVGIAEQHAVTFAAGMATEGLRPFCAIYSTFLQRAYDQVMHDVVLQKLPVRFAIDRAGLVGADGATHAGSFDIAYLGCLPGMTIMAPSDEIELLNMTATACEFDEGPIALRYPRGNTYGLELPAKGEIIQIGKGRIVREMGQQSGREKGGIAILSLGPRLQEVLKAADQLAAHGLPPTVADARFAKPLDTQLVEQLARDHAVLITIEEGSVGGFGSFVAQHLSKTGLLDNVRLRTMTLPDMFIDHDSQFEQYNVAHLNAPYIVKTALNALGGVEEQPSSVRMASGV, from the coding sequence ATGGCCCAGAACACACCTCCCTCCCAGCCTTCGTCAGGTGACAGCAAGAACATCCCCACGCGTGGGCGCTTTCCGTTGCTGGATCGTGTTTCGCACCCTGTTGACCTTCGGAACCTGTCGATTGACCAGCTGAAGCAGGTCGCGGACGAGCTGCGCTCCGAAACGGTCGAGACGGTCTCCACGACAGGCGGCCACCTCGGTGCCTCGCTGGGCGTGGTGGAACTGACGGTCGCAATCCACGCCGTGTTCGACACCCCCGACGACCGGTTGATCTGGGACGTGGGCCATCAGGCCTATCCACACAAGATCATCACCGGACGCCGTGACCGTATTCGCACCCTGCGCCAGCCGGGCGGCCTGTCGGGCTTCACCCGCCGCTCCGAGAGCGAATACGACCCGTTCGGCGCGGCCCACTCCTCCACCTCCATTTCCGCCGGCCTCGGCATGGCGGTTGCGCACCATCTGCGCGCCGAGGAAGACCCGTCCTACCGCGAGCGCAATGTCATCGCGGTGATCGGCGACGGCTCGATTTCCGCTGGCATGGCCTATGAGGCGATGAACAACGCCGCCGTCGCCGGTGAGGGTGCGGAACGGCTGATCGTCATCCTCAACGACAACGAGATGTCCATCGCGCCGCCGGTCGGTTCGATGTCGAACTACCTCTCCCGCCTGATGTCCTCGCGCCAGTTCATGGGCCTGCGTGACCTCGCCGGGAAGTTCGTGAAGAAACTGCCCAACCGTCTGGAACGCACCGCCAAGAAGGCCGAGGAATATGCCCGCGGCATGATCACCGGCGGCACGCTGTTCGAGGAACTTGGCTTCTATTATGTCGGCCCCGTCGATGGCCACGATATGACCCAGCTGGTGCCGATCCTGCGCAACCTGCGCGACACGGATCAGGGCCCGATCCTGCTGCATGTCATCACCGAGAAGGGTCATGGCTACAAGCCGGCCGAGGCCGCGGGCGACAAGTATCACGCCGTGGCGAAGTTCAACGTCGTCACCGGCGAGCAGAAGAAGGCGCCTCCGGGACCGCCGTCCTGGACCAACATCTTCGCCCGCGAACTGATCGACCGCGCCTCCACGGACAACCGCATCGCCGCGATCACCGCCGCCATGCCGTCCGGCACGGGTCTCGACAAGTTCGCCACCAAATTCCCCGACCGGTTCTTCGATGTCGGCATCGCCGAACAGCACGCCGTCACCTTCGCTGCCGGTATGGCGACGGAAGGGCTGCGGCCGTTCTGCGCGATCTACTCCACCTTCCTGCAGCGCGCCTACGATCAGGTCATGCATGATGTGGTGCTGCAGAAGCTGCCGGTCCGCTTCGCCATCGACCGCGCCGGTCTGGTTGGCGCAGACGGCGCGACGCATGCGGGTTCGTTCGACATCGCCTATCTGGGCTGCCTGCCGGGCATGACCATCATGGCGCCGTCCGACGAGATCGAGCTGCTGAACATGACGGCCACGGCCTGCGAGTTCGATGAAGGCCCGATCGCCCTGCGCTATCCGCGTGGCAACACCTACGGTCTGGAGCTGCCCGCGAAGGGCGAGATCATCCAGATCGGCAAGGGTCGCATCGTCCGCGAGATGGGCCAGCAGTCCGGCCGCGAGAAGGGTGGCATCGCCATCCTGTCGCTCGGTCCGCGCCTGCAGGAAGTGCTCAAGGCCGCCGACCAGCTGGCTGCGCACGGCCTGCCGCCGACAGTCGCCGACGCCCGCTTCGCCAAGCCGCTGGATACGCAGCTTGTCGAGCAACTTGCCCGCGACCACGCCGTTCTGATCACCATCGAGGAAGGCTCGGTCGGAGGGTTCGGATCGTTTGTGGCCCAGCATCTTTCAAAGACCGGCCTGCTCGACAACGTCCGTCTGCGCACCATGACGCTCCCGGATATGTTCATCGACCATGACAGCCAGTTCGAGCAATACAACGTCGCACACCTCAACGCCCCATATATCGTCAAAACAGCGCTCAATGCGCTGGGGGGCGTTGAAGAACAGCCATCATCTGTGAGAATGGCTTCAGGAGTATAA